From Eubacterium sp. 1001713B170207_170306_E7, the proteins below share one genomic window:
- a CDS encoding TetR/AcrR family transcriptional regulator, with protein sequence MARNKHPEVTINRILDTSWELFMEKGYEATTIQDIVNALGDLSKGAIYHHFKSKEEILDAVTDRFYKEQGLMDVLTQNPTNKTGLDRLRQCMILSLESPFNHAVYHMVPDLLKNARMLVMQVKTSMEDTAPAIQVLIEQGVADGSIHTKYPKELAETLILLSNLWITPALFTKTREEFYEKIKFLDVLLCSQGLELINDAVQKAIDIFADAVYSEKPNH encoded by the coding sequence ATGGCTAGAAACAAGCACCCCGAGGTAACGATTAACCGTATTCTGGATACCTCCTGGGAATTATTTATGGAAAAAGGCTACGAAGCCACTACCATTCAGGATATTGTCAACGCCCTTGGCGACCTGAGCAAGGGCGCGATCTATCACCATTTCAAAAGCAAAGAGGAAATTCTTGACGCTGTCACTGACAGATTTTATAAGGAACAAGGCCTTATGGATGTTCTGACTCAGAACCCGACGAATAAAACTGGGTTGGATCGCCTGCGGCAGTGTATGATTCTGTCACTGGAAAGCCCCTTTAACCACGCTGTTTATCATATGGTCCCCGACCTGCTAAAAAACGCGCGGATGCTGGTCATGCAGGTTAAAACTTCAATGGAGGACACCGCTCCTGCCATTCAGGTTTTGATCGAACAGGGCGTCGCGGACGGCTCAATCCATACCAAATACCCTAAGGAGCTGGCAGAAACTCTGATTTTGCTGTCAAACCTCTGGATTACCCCTGCTCTGTTTACCAAAACACGGGAAGAGTTTTATGAAAAAATCAAATTTCTGGATGTGCTTCTCTGTTCTCAGGGATTAGAGCTTATTAATGACGCTGTTCAAAAGGCCATTGACATATTTGCCGATGCGGTCTATTCAGAAAAACCAAATCACTGA
- a CDS encoding MFS transporter → MNTNTKLFNRDFTLVVIGQIISLFGNAILRFALPLYLLNLTGSSAVFGSIMAISMIPMALLSPIGGIIADRVNRRNIMVVLDFITAGFVIVFGLVFVPDHAVVLIGAMMVLLSIIQSFYSPSVQSSIPLLSSPENLIKSNAVVNQVQSLSSLLGPVLGGMLYGFFGLTPIIFIGGMSFFLSAVMEIFIHMPFKKRPVESSVLSIVKGDMKDSLRFILHRQPVIFKTLLVVCAFNLFITSMFMIGMPTVITINLGLSSQLYGIAQGIMMAGALLGGILVSLFSNKLSQDRAHLILAGSALCVLPMGLVLLLGLPAMASYAVITFFGMSLMALASIFTVMMLSYVQIITPESLIGKVMSFIMAISICSQPIGQALYGFLFKLFGTAPWIVIFGTGLIAIVITLASRKIFQSIELIPAEEA, encoded by the coding sequence TTGAATACCAATACAAAACTTTTTAACCGGGATTTTACCCTGGTGGTTATCGGACAGATTATTTCGCTGTTCGGGAATGCAATTCTGCGCTTTGCCCTGCCGCTCTATTTACTTAACCTTACAGGCTCATCGGCTGTCTTTGGTTCTATCATGGCCATATCAATGATTCCGATGGCTCTACTGTCCCCCATTGGCGGCATTATCGCTGACCGGGTTAACCGCCGAAATATTATGGTCGTTTTGGATTTTATCACGGCCGGATTTGTCATTGTCTTCGGCCTTGTTTTTGTTCCGGATCACGCGGTTGTCCTAATTGGTGCGATGATGGTGCTGCTCTCCATTATTCAGTCTTTTTACAGCCCTTCGGTCCAGTCCAGTATTCCCTTGCTGTCTTCCCCAGAAAATCTTATTAAATCCAATGCGGTTGTCAATCAGGTACAGTCCCTTTCCTCACTTCTGGGCCCTGTTTTGGGTGGGATGCTTTACGGCTTTTTTGGCTTGACACCCATTATCTTTATTGGAGGTATGAGCTTTTTTCTTTCTGCTGTTATGGAAATTTTTATCCATATGCCCTTCAAAAAACGGCCAGTGGAAAGCTCTGTCCTCTCAATCGTCAAAGGCGATATGAAAGACAGTCTTCGTTTTATTCTGCACCGCCAGCCCGTTATTTTTAAAACCCTTCTGGTCGTCTGCGCCTTTAATCTTTTTATCACCTCAATGTTCATGATCGGTATGCCCACAGTCATCACCATCAATCTCGGCCTTTCCAGCCAATTATACGGGATCGCCCAGGGGATCATGATGGCCGGAGCGCTGCTCGGCGGTATTCTTGTCAGCCTTTTTTCCAATAAGCTGAGTCAGGACAGGGCGCATCTTATACTGGCCGGCTCTGCCCTCTGCGTGCTTCCAATGGGCCTGGTGCTTTTGCTCGGACTTCCGGCAATGGCCAGTTACGCAGTTATTACCTTTTTCGGCATGTCTCTTATGGCTCTGGCCTCCATTTTTACCGTTATGATGCTGTCCTATGTACAGATCATTACCCCGGAAAGCTTAATCGGAAAAGTGATGTCCTTTATCATGGCGATTTCGATCTGCTCACAGCCTATCGGCCAGGCACTGTACGGCTTCCTGTTTAAACTGTTCGGCACTGCCCCCTGGATCGTTATTTTTGGCACTGGCCTCATCGCCATTGTCATTACGCTGGCTTCGCGTAAGATCTTTCAGAGCATTGAACTGATACCGGCTGAAGAGGCCTGA
- a CDS encoding PhzF family phenazine biosynthesis protein: MKVYIVDSFTEKRFSGNQAGVVLLEGQEDFPKGDFMRRLAAELRYSETAFVKKVEQDTFKIKYFTPMQEVALCGHATVAAFTVLYQEKVIEAGRCQAQTMAGNLEVEVSEKAVWMEMAAPKTIKIFTPEESAALYASLALGTNDASEGLLPQIINTGLSDIMLPVKNQAALKAAVLDVQKVSRLSRACAVTGIHLFCLETAPNLTARCRNFAPACGIDEESATGTSNGALTWYLRQYGIIQSNKINTFIQGEAMGKPSVIKTVFEEKAGKPRIRVGGAAVIVLKGALV; encoded by the coding sequence ATGAAAGTGTATATTGTTGATTCATTTACAGAAAAAAGGTTTTCAGGCAATCAGGCGGGAGTTGTTCTTCTTGAGGGACAGGAGGATTTTCCCAAAGGGGATTTTATGCGGCGTCTGGCGGCAGAGCTGCGCTATTCAGAAACAGCCTTTGTAAAAAAGGTGGAACAGGATACCTTTAAAATAAAGTATTTTACACCTATGCAGGAGGTAGCGCTCTGCGGTCACGCGACAGTTGCCGCCTTTACCGTTTTATATCAGGAAAAGGTCATTGAAGCGGGGCGGTGCCAGGCGCAAACAATGGCAGGCAACCTTGAGGTTGAAGTGTCAGAAAAAGCCGTCTGGATGGAAATGGCCGCACCGAAAACCATTAAGATTTTTACACCGGAAGAAAGCGCTGCCCTGTACGCCTCGCTGGCGTTGGGCACAAATGACGCGTCAGAAGGTCTGCTGCCCCAGATTATAAATACTGGTCTCAGCGATATTATGCTGCCGGTTAAAAATCAGGCGGCTCTGAAAGCAGCAGTTTTAGACGTCCAGAAAGTTTCGCGGCTATCCAGGGCCTGCGCTGTAACGGGCATTCATCTTTTCTGCCTGGAAACGGCACCGAATCTTACGGCACGGTGCCGCAACTTTGCCCCAGCCTGTGGAATTGACGAGGAGTCGGCCACCGGTACCTCCAATGGCGCTTTGACATGGTACCTCCGGCAGTACGGCATTATCCAGTCCAATAAAATCAATACCTTTATTCAAGGAGAAGCCATGGGGAAGCCCTCTGTCATCAAAACTGTTTTTGAGGAAAAAGCAGGAAAGCCACGGATTCGGGTAGGTGGCGCTGCGGTCATTGTGCTTAAGGGTGCTCTTGTTTAG
- a CDS encoding helix-turn-helix transcriptional regulator — MTFQEKLFQLRKEKGLSQEALAERMGVSRQAVSKWESGLSNPDINNLVLLSDVFGVSLDELIKGEEPGMSETKETIETVVTPHSRHYEYRSQRQIGGLPLLHVNFGRSRGHFRAKGIIAIGNIATGLISIGLISAGLFSVGALSFGLLALGGLALGVLLACGGVAAGGIAIGGIAFGIFAVGGLAVGMFATGGCAVASHIAVGGYARGHIASGDIASGVRIIEQHLSSSSRVMDRAMMAQAIDQEFPEMWSSFRALLIMLYGG, encoded by the coding sequence ATGACATTTCAGGAAAAGCTGTTTCAGCTCAGAAAGGAAAAAGGACTTTCCCAGGAAGCGCTCGCGGAGCGTATGGGCGTTTCAAGACAGGCCGTTTCCAAATGGGAATCGGGATTGTCAAATCCCGACATCAACAACCTTGTTCTTCTGAGCGATGTGTTTGGAGTTTCCTTAGACGAATTGATAAAAGGAGAGGAACCGGGCATGTCCGAAACAAAGGAGACGATAGAAACGGTTGTAACTCCCCACAGCAGGCATTATGAATACAGGAGCCAGCGCCAGATTGGTGGACTGCCCCTGCTGCATGTGAATTTTGGAAGAAGCCGCGGCCATTTCCGAGCGAAGGGAATCATTGCCATTGGAAATATCGCGACTGGACTTATTTCCATAGGCTTAATTTCAGCAGGGCTCTTTTCTGTAGGCGCGTTGAGCTTTGGTTTGCTGGCGCTTGGCGGATTAGCCCTGGGAGTGCTGCTTGCCTGTGGTGGTGTAGCCGCGGGCGGTATCGCGATCGGCGGCATTGCCTTTGGTATTTTTGCAGTCGGCGGGCTGGCCGTGGGCATGTTTGCCACTGGCGGCTGTGCGGTCGCATCTCACATAGCTGTGGGGGGCTATGCCAGAGGTCATATCGCCTCGGGAGATATCGCCAGCGGCGTGCGGATTATCGAACAGCATCTCAGCAGCAGCAGCAGAGTCATGGACCGTGCGATGATGGCGCAGGCCATTGATCAGGAGTTTCCAGAAATGTGGTCCTCTTTTCGGGCATTATTGATCATGCTCTATGGCGGATAG
- the mgtA gene encoding magnesium-translocating P-type ATPase, whose product MKMILNNAKERLLEAAVTEEKTLVKAYGAGSYTDERAAEMREAYGENKLSRHQSDSVLKRIFEAFINPFTVILIVLAMVSFVTDVMMAAPGDKDPVFVIIVGVMVLISGSLRFFQEQKSDRASERLSEMVETTAAVDRSPAGKAEIPLDEIVVGDTVYLAAGDMVPADVRILNARDLFISQSSLTGESEAVEKYGNPVENTEDNPLSCNNLAFMGTNVVSGSAKALVVAVGDDTIFGSLASQLSPKRQATSFDKGVNSVSWVLIRFMLVMVPLVFFANGLTKGDWPEAFLFAISVAVGLTPEMLPMIVSANLAKSAVAMSKKKVIVKNLSAIQNFGAMDVLCTDKTGTLTQDKVILEYPLDIHGNEDDRVMRHAFLNSWHQTGLKNLMDQAVINHVNLETAAVLKEEYRKVDEIPFDFNRRRMSVVVADRTGKTQMITKGAIEEMLSVCSFAEYKGKVEPITETVQNEILDQVRRYNDSGMRVLGVAQKTNPAPVGVFSVADESDMVLIGYLAFLDPPKESTEAALKILKEYGVGVKVLTGDNEVVTKAICRQVGMPSEKILLGSDIEKMGEDALAEAVEKINIFAKLSPLQKVRIVETLRNNGHTTGFLGDGINDAGAMKAADVGISVDTAVDIARESADIILLEKDLMVLEEGVVEGRKTYANIIKYIKMTASSNFGNMFSVLAASIFLPMLPMLPMQLLVLNLIYDISCTAIPWDNVDPEYLKVPRKWDASSIVKFMLWMGPASSIFDITTYLLLFFYICPAVLGGAFHTLGQTAQIGFIALFHAGWFVESLWTQTLVIHMIRSPKLPFIGSHASWQLTGLTTLGIAVGTVLPFTFIGAALDMVPLPGMYFPFLIVTVLAYMVLVTILKKFFIRRYGELL is encoded by the coding sequence ATGAAAATGATTTTAAATAATGCAAAAGAACGGCTGCTGGAAGCTGCCGTTACAGAAGAAAAAACACTGGTTAAAGCTTATGGGGCCGGCAGCTACACCGATGAGAGAGCTGCTGAAATGCGCGAGGCCTACGGCGAAAATAAACTGAGCCGCCACCAGAGCGATTCTGTGCTCAAACGAATTTTTGAAGCTTTTATAAATCCCTTTACAGTTATCCTGATCGTGCTGGCGATGGTTTCCTTTGTTACAGATGTGATGATGGCCGCGCCGGGAGATAAAGATCCTGTATTTGTCATCATCGTTGGCGTTATGGTGCTGATCAGTGGTTCGCTGCGTTTTTTTCAGGAACAGAAGTCGGACCGGGCCTCTGAACGGCTGAGCGAAATGGTTGAAACAACCGCCGCAGTCGACAGAAGCCCGGCTGGAAAAGCGGAGATACCACTGGATGAAATTGTGGTTGGAGATACGGTCTATCTGGCGGCTGGCGACATGGTTCCCGCCGATGTGAGAATTCTGAACGCCCGTGACCTCTTTATCAGCCAGTCCTCCCTGACGGGCGAGAGCGAAGCGGTTGAAAAGTACGGAAACCCGGTCGAAAACACAGAGGATAATCCATTGTCCTGCAATAACCTGGCTTTTATGGGAACGAATGTTGTCAGCGGATCCGCCAAAGCGCTGGTAGTGGCCGTGGGCGACGACACCATTTTTGGCTCGCTGGCCAGTCAGCTGAGCCCAAAGCGTCAGGCGACGAGCTTTGACAAAGGCGTCAATTCTGTCTCATGGGTCTTGATCCGCTTTATGCTGGTCATGGTTCCCTTGGTATTTTTTGCGAATGGACTGACAAAGGGCGACTGGCCGGAAGCCTTTTTATTCGCGATCTCGGTAGCTGTTGGTCTGACACCGGAAATGCTGCCGATGATTGTTTCAGCAAACCTGGCGAAAAGCGCGGTGGCCATGTCTAAGAAAAAGGTCATCGTCAAAAATTTGAGCGCTATTCAGAATTTTGGAGCCATGGATGTTTTGTGCACCGATAAAACAGGTACCCTCACACAGGACAAGGTGATTCTTGAATATCCGCTGGATATCCACGGCAATGAGGATGACCGTGTCATGCGCCACGCTTTTTTGAACAGCTGGCACCAGACTGGCCTTAAAAATTTAATGGATCAGGCGGTCATTAATCATGTAAACCTTGAAACCGCCGCTGTTTTAAAAGAAGAATACCGGAAAGTGGATGAAATACCCTTTGATTTCAACCGCCGCCGTATGAGTGTAGTGGTAGCAGACCGGACGGGTAAAACTCAGATGATCACAAAAGGTGCCATTGAGGAAATGCTGAGTGTGTGCAGCTTCGCGGAGTATAAAGGAAAGGTTGAGCCCATTACCGAGACTGTTCAAAATGAAATCCTCGATCAGGTGCGGCGTTATAATGACTCGGGCATGCGGGTTTTGGGCGTCGCCCAAAAGACAAATCCCGCGCCGGTCGGGGTGTTTTCAGTGGCGGATGAGTCCGACATGGTGCTGATCGGTTACCTGGCTTTTCTGGACCCGCCGAAGGAAAGCACCGAGGCGGCTCTGAAAATTCTTAAAGAATATGGCGTTGGGGTCAAGGTGCTGACCGGAGATAATGAAGTAGTCACAAAGGCTATCTGCCGTCAGGTGGGGATGCCGTCCGAAAAGATTCTGCTTGGCTCAGACATTGAAAAGATGGGCGAGGACGCTCTGGCGGAAGCAGTGGAAAAGATCAACATTTTTGCAAAGCTCTCACCATTGCAAAAGGTACGCATTGTGGAAACCTTGAGGAACAACGGCCACACTACCGGATTCCTGGGGGATGGCATCAATGACGCTGGAGCCATGAAAGCAGCAGATGTCGGCATTTCGGTCGATACCGCTGTGGACATCGCGCGGGAATCCGCAGATATTATCCTGCTGGAAAAGGATTTGATGGTTCTGGAAGAAGGCGTGGTAGAAGGCCGTAAAACCTATGCCAACATCATCAAGTATATTAAAATGACTGCCAGCTCAAATTTTGGCAATATGTTTTCGGTTCTGGCGGCCAGCATATTTCTGCCCATGCTGCCCATGCTGCCTATGCAGCTGTTGGTGCTCAATCTGATTTATGACATTTCCTGTACCGCTATTCCATGGGATAATGTCGACCCGGAATACTTAAAGGTGCCGAGAAAATGGGACGCTTCCTCCATTGTGAAATTTATGCTGTGGATGGGGCCGGCAAGCTCGATATTTGACATTACCACGTATTTGCTGCTGTTCTTTTATATCTGTCCAGCTGTTTTGGGCGGGGCCTTCCATACCCTTGGCCAGACCGCTCAGATTGGTTTTATCGCGCTGTTCCATGCGGGATGGTTTGTTGAATCGCTCTGGACACAAACGCTGGTCATTCATATGATCCGCTCACCAAAGCTGCCTTTTATCGGGAGCCACGCTTCCTGGCAGCTGACGGGCCTGACCACTCTGGGGATTGCGGTCGGTACTGTTCTGCCCTTCACCTTTATTGGCGCCGCTCTGGATATGGTGCCGCTTCCGGGAATGTATTTTCCTTTCCTCATTGTTACGGTGCTGGCATATATGGTCCTGGTTACCATACTGAAAAAGTTTTTTATCCGCCGCTATGGCGAGCTGCTTTAA
- a CDS encoding alpha-amylase family glycosyl hydrolase, with protein MSSDNFEILKTDPYLKPYKAAIEWRINRFNMKRKALLGNKKSLSDFADGYRYFGFHKEADGWVYREWAPNAEAVFLIGDFNGWDRAATPLKSVGDGCWEVFLPGKETLTHGARVKVHIKAKGQAFDRVPLYCRRVVQDTRTFAFDGQVWSPGQPYEWHDQAFHPNQSVPPLIYEAHIGIAGEAPEVSTFGEFTQKMLPRIAALGYNAVQLMAVMEHPYYASFGYQVSNFFAVSSRFGTPEDLKALIDTAHGLGIAVILDLVHSHASRNVLDGIGEFDGTDYQFFHAGLEGDHPAWGSKVFNYDKPEVLHFLLSNIKFWLDEYHFDGFRFDGVTSMLYHNHGLGINFNAYDQYFSPNTDMSGLTYLQLASTLAKELKPDCFLIAEDMSGMPGMALPVCQGGLGFDYRLGMGLPDFWIHTLRDMRDEDWDLGALWHELTQRRPGEKVIGYAESHDQAIVGDKTIMFWLADRDMYDDMNVFNQNPVIERAMSLHKMIRLITCTCAGEGYMNFMGNEFGHPEWIDLPREENGWSYQYARRQWHLTEDSNLRYHYLQDFDKAMIHFVRETKLLECPSKLLLIDVWAKLLLYTKGPYLFAFNFHPSRDFNGFIPVPDNSGYEPVLNTEARPFGGWMDTEPDPVAAKADCPGRLTSLYIPKRSAVVYAPAH; from the coding sequence ATGTCTTCAGATAATTTTGAAATTTTAAAAACAGATCCCTATTTGAAACCTTATAAAGCGGCCATCGAATGGCGGATCAATCGTTTTAATATGAAAAGAAAGGCTCTTTTAGGTAACAAAAAGAGCCTTTCTGATTTTGCGGACGGCTACCGCTATTTTGGTTTTCACAAAGAGGCTGACGGATGGGTGTATCGTGAATGGGCTCCAAACGCCGAGGCAGTTTTTCTCATCGGCGATTTTAATGGATGGGACCGGGCCGCTACGCCTTTAAAATCTGTGGGCGACGGCTGCTGGGAGGTTTTTCTCCCCGGGAAAGAGACTCTGACCCATGGGGCACGGGTAAAGGTGCATATTAAAGCAAAGGGCCAGGCCTTTGACCGGGTGCCGCTTTACTGCCGCCGTGTCGTACAGGATACCCGTACTTTTGCCTTTGACGGACAGGTCTGGAGTCCCGGTCAGCCTTACGAATGGCATGACCAGGCGTTTCACCCCAACCAGTCGGTGCCGCCGCTTATTTATGAGGCCCACATTGGTATTGCCGGCGAAGCCCCCGAGGTCTCAACCTTCGGTGAATTTACGCAGAAGATGCTGCCGCGCATTGCAGCACTTGGTTATAACGCCGTTCAACTCATGGCTGTGATGGAGCATCCCTATTACGCCTCCTTTGGCTATCAGGTATCCAATTTTTTTGCGGTTTCCTCCCGTTTTGGCACTCCCGAGGATTTAAAGGCCCTCATCGACACCGCGCACGGTCTGGGCATTGCTGTGATTCTCGATTTGGTACACTCTCACGCCTCCCGCAATGTGCTGGACGGTATCGGAGAATTTGACGGAACGGATTACCAGTTTTTTCACGCTGGTCTGGAGGGCGACCATCCCGCCTGGGGCTCTAAGGTTTTTAATTACGATAAGCCCGAGGTGCTCCACTTTCTTTTATCCAATATAAAATTCTGGCTGGACGAATACCATTTTGACGGCTTCCGTTTTGACGGTGTAACCTCAATGCTGTATCATAATCATGGACTTGGCATAAACTTTAATGCGTATGACCAGTATTTTTCACCCAACACGGACATGTCCGGCCTTACCTATCTTCAGTTAGCCTCAACTCTCGCCAAAGAGCTAAAGCCTGACTGCTTTCTTATCGCTGAGGATATGAGCGGCATGCCCGGGATGGCCCTTCCTGTCTGCCAAGGTGGCCTTGGTTTTGACTACCGGCTGGGCATGGGCCTGCCCGATTTCTGGATTCACACCTTAAGGGATATGAGGGACGAGGACTGGGATTTGGGCGCGCTCTGGCACGAGCTTACCCAGCGCCGTCCGGGAGAAAAGGTTATTGGCTACGCAGAATCCCACGATCAGGCCATTGTTGGGGATAAAACCATTATGTTCTGGCTGGCTGACCGGGATATGTATGATGATATGAATGTCTTTAATCAGAATCCTGTCATTGAGCGGGCTATGTCGCTGCATAAAATGATCCGCCTGATCACCTGTACCTGCGCCGGCGAAGGCTATATGAACTTTATGGGCAATGAGTTCGGACATCCCGAGTGGATCGACCTGCCCCGTGAAGAAAATGGCTGGAGCTACCAGTATGCCCGCCGCCAGTGGCATCTGACAGAGGACAGTAATCTCCGGTACCACTATCTGCAGGATTTCGACAAGGCCATGATTCATTTTGTCAGGGAAACAAAGCTGCTGGAATGCCCGTCAAAACTGCTGCTCATTGATGTCTGGGCAAAGCTGCTGCTCTATACAAAGGGTCCTTATCTTTTTGCCTTTAACTTTCACCCCTCAAGGGATTTCAATGGTTTTATTCCAGTTCCCGATAACTCCGGTTATGAGCCTGTTCTCAACACAGAGGCCCGGCCGTTTGGTGGATGGATGGACACAGAGCCAGACCCGGTCGCCGCAAAAGCGGACTGCCCCGGGCGCCTTACCTCCCTTTATATTCCAAAACGTTCCGCTGTCGTTTACGCGCCGGCACATTGA
- a CDS encoding alcohol dehydrogenase, whose product MKSEKTMKGLVCHENGAIELMDVPVPKLKEDTDAIVRVTLSTICTSDLHIMHGAVPRAVPEKILGHEFVGEIVEVGSGVKKRQKGERVSANCITFCGECAYCRQGFINNCEKGGWELGCRIDGCQAEYVRVPFADMGLTKIPDSVSDKGALLLGDILSSGYFGAELCEIKPGDTIAVIGAGPVGLCAMSCARLFGAAQVIALDIQEERLKLAADQGLADATVNPSIEDAWKAVADLTDGYGADGVIEAAGGENTFELAWRLARPNAVVALVAMYEKAQTLPLEKMYGKNLIFKTGGVDAVHCERLMKLIEAGRINTEFLITHEAPLNDILEGYRVFENKLEHCVKWAVTPYQR is encoded by the coding sequence ATGAAATCAGAAAAAACGATGAAAGGGCTTGTGTGCCATGAGAACGGCGCCATCGAGCTTATGGATGTACCGGTTCCGAAACTGAAAGAGGATACAGACGCTATCGTCCGCGTAACACTCTCAACCATCTGCACCAGCGATCTCCATATTATGCACGGAGCGGTTCCAAGAGCGGTGCCGGAGAAGATCCTGGGTCATGAGTTTGTGGGTGAAATCGTCGAAGTGGGGTCAGGCGTTAAAAAACGACAAAAGGGTGAACGCGTTTCCGCCAACTGTATCACCTTCTGCGGTGAATGTGCGTACTGCCGCCAGGGGTTTATCAATAACTGCGAAAAAGGCGGCTGGGAGCTGGGTTGCCGGATTGACGGGTGCCAGGCGGAATATGTGAGGGTACCCTTTGCGGATATGGGCCTGACAAAAATACCAGACTCCGTATCGGATAAAGGGGCGCTGCTGCTGGGCGATATCCTGTCCAGCGGTTATTTTGGGGCAGAGCTCTGTGAGATAAAGCCCGGAGACACCATTGCAGTCATTGGAGCCGGACCGGTAGGCCTCTGTGCCATGAGCTGCGCCCGCCTGTTTGGCGCTGCCCAGGTGATCGCGCTGGATATTCAGGAGGAGCGTCTGAAACTGGCAGCAGACCAGGGATTAGCTGACGCGACCGTCAATCCGTCCATTGAGGATGCCTGGAAAGCGGTTGCGGATTTGACCGATGGATATGGCGCCGACGGCGTGATTGAGGCAGCCGGCGGTGAAAACACCTTTGAGCTGGCGTGGAGGCTCGCGCGCCCCAATGCTGTCGTGGCCCTGGTGGCAATGTACGAAAAGGCGCAGACGCTTCCTCTTGAGAAAATGTATGGGAAAAATCTGATTTTTAAAACCGGCGGCGTGGACGCTGTCCACTGTGAACGACTCATGAAGCTCATAGAGGCCGGACGGATTAACACAGAATTCCTCATAACCCACGAAGCGCCGCTCAACGACATATTAGAGGGCTACCGCGTGTTTGAAAACAAGCTGGAGCATTGTGTTAAGTGGGCGGTAACGCCATACCAGCGCTGA